In Cryptomeria japonica chromosome 10, Sugi_1.0, whole genome shotgun sequence, a genomic segment contains:
- the LOC131079153 gene encoding pentatricopeptide repeat-containing protein At3g24000, mitochondrial-like, with protein MRCTFCLLHTTPLKTTYLKNSHAQVKNVHTSIVHRRFAFSARTTFHNTLIHMYVKCGSLVDSRKVFDRMKERDCFSWNTIIAAYVRHGYPHESVTLFHRMQQTGLQPDNYTFASVLPACAKMGALEQGMDIHQSIKDRGILSDAVVATALVDMYAKSENVDKACELFENIPQKTVVTWNAMIAGYTQNGFVEKALETFKQMELAGAKPNSTTFASVLTACAKMGVLEQGMEIHESIKDKEILLDVVVSTALVDMYAKCGRTDKALVLFDNMPQRNVVTWTAMIAGYAQNGFAEKALETFKQMQLAGVKPNATTFASILPACAKMGALEQGMDIHQNIIERGFSSDIIVGNALVDMYAKCAGIDKARELFDRMPQRDVISWNSVIAGYAQNGFIKKAIETFKQMQLAGLKPHSSTFATILPACAKMGALEQGMDIHQNIVEGGFLSYIVVGNALVDMYSKCGSIDKARELFDRMPQKDVISWTAMIAGYAQNGLAEKALETFKQMQLAGVKPNSTTFVSILPACAKMGALEQGMNIHQSIMEESFLSDITVGNALVDMYAKCGSIDKARDLFDRMPQRDIISWNAMISGYAQNGFCKDALKIFELMKLSETRPDIISYTSVLWACGHAGLVDEGCTCFNHMSNPYCIAHTIDHYVCMVDLLGRAGYLEDTLKFIIKMPIKPVVVVWTCFLGACRSHLNIGLGIFTAMLLFDLDPKITSTYVLLSNMYAEVGRWGEVQIVRRLMKDRGIKKIPGCSWIEGHKMVHAFCVGDRSHPQTQEIYAMLEKLALEMKAAGYCPDSRHLLNDVEEEEKELFLCHHSEKLAIAFGLLNTPLGTTIRIVKNLRVCTDCHTATKFISKIVARDIVVRDANRFHHFKQGQCSCGDYW; from the coding sequence ATGCGCTGCACATTCTGCTTACTACACACAACCCCCCTGAAGACTACATATCTCAAGAACTCGCATGCACAAGTTAAAAATGTCCACACTTCCATTGTTCACAGGCGATTTGCATTTAGTGCACGCACAACTTTTCACAATACGCTTATTCACATGTATGTCAAGTGCGGGAGTTTAGTGGATTCCCGGAAGGTGTTTGACCGCATGAAAGAACGAGACTGCTTCTCATGGAATACGATTATTGCAGCATATGTAAGACATGGGTACCCGCACGAATCAGTCACACTGTTTCACCGAATGCAACAAACAGGTCTCCAACCCGACAATTACACATTTGCGAGTGtgctcccagcctgtgccaaaatgggagctttggagcagggaatggatatccatcaaagcataaaggatagaggaattttgtcggATGCTGTAGTTGCAAcagccctggtagacatgtatgccaaAAGTGAAAATGTAGACAAGGCGTGTGAACTGTTTGAAAACATACCTCAAAAAACTGTGGTcacatggaatgctatgattgcaggatatacacaaaatggatttgtcgaaaaggctttagaaactttcaagcaaatggaaTTGGCAGGTGCaaaaccaaattccacaacctttgccagcgtcctcactgcctgtgccaaaatgggggTTCTGGAACAGGGTATGGAGATTCATGAAAGCATAAAGGATAAAgaaattttgttagatgtagtAGTTTCAACTGCACTTgtcgacatgtatgcaaaatgtggaagaacAGACAAGGCACTAGTACTGTTTGACaacatgcctcaaagaaatgtggtcacgTGGACTGCAATGatagcaggatatgcacaaaatggatttgctgaaaaggctttagaaactttcaagcaaatgcaattggcaggtgtaaagccgaatgccacaacctttgccagcatcctccctgcctgtgccaaaatgggagctttggaacagggcatggacatccatcaaaacataattGAAAGAGGATTTTcgtcagatattatagttggaaatgctctggtagacatgtatgcaaaatgtgcagGAATAGACAAGGCTcgcgaactgtttgacagaatgcctcaaagagatgttatCTCATGGAATTCcgtgattgcaggatatgcacaaaatggatttataaAAAAGGCTattgaaactttcaagcaaatgcaattggcaggtttaAAGCCACATTCTTCAAcctttgctactatcctccctgcctgtgccaaaatgggagctttggaacagggtatggacattcatcaaaacaTTGTGGAAGGGGGATTTTTGTCATATATTGTAGTTGGAAATGCTTTAGTGGACATGTattcaaaatgtggaagcatagacaaggcgcgtgaactatttgacagaatgcctcaaaaagatgtcatttcatggacagcaatgattgcaggatatgcacaaaatggacttgctgaaaaggctttagaaactttcaagcaaatgcaattggcaggtgtaaagccaaattcgacaacctttgtcagcatcctccctgcctgtgccaaaatgggagcgtTGGAACAgggtatgaacatccatcaaagcataatggaagagtcatttttgtcagatattacagttggaaatgctctggtagacatgtatgcaaaatgtggaagcatagacaaggcacgtgatttgtttgacagaatgccacAGAGAGAtatcatctcatggaatgcaatgatttcaGGGTATGCACAAAACGGATTTTGTAAGGATGCTCTCAAAATCTTTGAATTAATGAAGCTCTCTGAAACTCGTCCTGACATTATAAGCTATACTTCTGTTCTATGGGCATGCGGCCATGCAGGTTTAGTGGATGAGGGCTGTACATGTTTTAATCACATGAGTAACCCTTATTGCATTGCACATACAATTGATCATTATGTGtgcatggttgaccttcttggcCGTGCTGGTTATCTTGAGGACACCCTAAAGTTTATCATAAAGATGCCAATTAAACCTGTGGTGGTTGTGTGGACATGTTTTCTTGGTGCCTGTAGATCACATTTGAATATAGGCCTGGGAATATTTACAGCTATGCTACTTTTTGATTTGGATCCTAAAATTACTTCAACTTATGTTCTTCTCTCAAACATGTATGCAGAAGTGGGCAGGTGGGGTGAGGTTCAAATTGTAAGGAGATTGATGAAAGATAGAGGAATTAAGAAGATCCCTGGATGTAGCTGGATTGAAGGCCATAAAATGGTACATGCTTTTTGTGTAGGAGACAGATCACATCCACAGACACAGGAGATCTATGCAATGTTAGAAAAATTGGCATTGGAGATGAAGGCAGCAGGGTATTGTCCAGATTCAAGACATTTACTTAatgatgtggaagaagaggaaaaagaattATTTCTTTGTCATCATAGCGAAAAGCTTGCAATTGCATTTGGTTTGTTAAACACACCCCTTGGAACAACTATTAGAATTGTTAAGAACCTTCGAGTATGTACTGATTGCCACACTGCAACGAAATTTATTTCCAAAATTGTTGCAAGAGATATTGTTGTGAGAGATGCAAACCGTTTCCATCATTTTAAACAGGGACAATGTTCTTGTGGAGATTATTGGTGA